One Bombus pascuorum chromosome 4, iyBomPasc1.1, whole genome shotgun sequence DNA segment encodes these proteins:
- the LOC132906356 gene encoding p21-activated protein kinase-interacting protein 1-like isoform X1, whose amino-acid sequence MYSSLYVLFCLNSNMPDLFEIIVGTYEQYLLGYKISNNGNVYNMVKSFATHSHASSIRSVASNKNILASGGADDSVYLYDLHSRVEFGRLMHHNDTVNCIMFTPDGSHLFSCSNDGTIAAIRCGNWLTEKHWQNSHKGSAVNTLAIHPTGKIALSTGADGVLRTWNLVKGRQAYATNLVPRLRSDARNVNVLKWSPNGEKYLLAVNQRIDVYSVKSAGVDNEIKFDSKIICVEFLNDDLIAAGLENGRIKFYNLETSVETVEIVAHDTRVKCMAFEDNLLVTAASNGEIKLWRYRRRRLDMLQKVNCDARITCLSLAMLD is encoded by the exons atgtat TCCagtttgtacgtattattttgtttgaatTCCAACATGCCGGATCTATTCGAAATAATCGTAGGGACATACGAACAGTATTTACTCGGTTACAAAATAAGCAATAATGGTAAC GTATACAATATGGTAAAAAGTTTCGCAACACATAGCCATGCCAGTAGCATACGTAGCGTTGcgagtaacaaaaatattttagcatCTGGTGGAGCTGATGATTCTGTTTATTTATACGATTTACATAGCAGAGTAGAATTTGGTAGATTAATGCACCATAATG ATACCGTCAATTGCATTATGTTTACTCCTGATGGATCTCATCTGTTTTCGTGCAGTAACGATGGAACTATAGCTGCAATTCGATGTGGAAATTGGCTAACAGAAAAACATTGGCAAAATTCGCATAAGGGTTCAGCTGTTAATACTTTGGCTATTCACCCAACAGGAAAAATAGCACTGTCTACTGGAGCGGATGGAGTTCTACGAACTTGGAATCTAGTTAAAGGAAGACAAGCATATGCCACAAATCTAGTCCCAAGATTGAGATCAGATGCTAGAAATGTAAACGTTCTTAAATGGAGTCCTAATGGCGAAAAGTATTTACTAGCTGTAAATCAGAGAATAGACGTATATTCCGTAAAATCAGCGGGGGtcgataatgaaataaaattcgactcaaaaattatttgcgtAGAATTTTTGAACGATGATTTAATTGCTGCTGGTTTGGAAAATGGTCGAATCAAGTTTTATAATCTTGAGACATCTGTGGAAACTGTAGAAATAGTTGCACATGATACACGAGTGAAATGTATGGCTTTTGAAGATAATTTGTTAGTTACAGCTGCGAGTAATGGCGAAATTAAACTATGGAGGTATCGCAGACGTAGATTGGATATGTTGCAAAAAGTTAATTGCGATGCTAGAATTACCTGTTTATCTCTTGCAATGCTGGATTAG
- the LOC132906356 gene encoding p21-activated protein kinase-interacting protein 1-like isoform X2 yields the protein MPDLFEIIVGTYEQYLLGYKISNNGNVYNMVKSFATHSHASSIRSVASNKNILASGGADDSVYLYDLHSRVEFGRLMHHNDTVNCIMFTPDGSHLFSCSNDGTIAAIRCGNWLTEKHWQNSHKGSAVNTLAIHPTGKIALSTGADGVLRTWNLVKGRQAYATNLVPRLRSDARNVNVLKWSPNGEKYLLAVNQRIDVYSVKSAGVDNEIKFDSKIICVEFLNDDLIAAGLENGRIKFYNLETSVETVEIVAHDTRVKCMAFEDNLLVTAASNGEIKLWRYRRRRLDMLQKVNCDARITCLSLAMLD from the exons ATGCCGGATCTATTCGAAATAATCGTAGGGACATACGAACAGTATTTACTCGGTTACAAAATAAGCAATAATGGTAAC GTATACAATATGGTAAAAAGTTTCGCAACACATAGCCATGCCAGTAGCATACGTAGCGTTGcgagtaacaaaaatattttagcatCTGGTGGAGCTGATGATTCTGTTTATTTATACGATTTACATAGCAGAGTAGAATTTGGTAGATTAATGCACCATAATG ATACCGTCAATTGCATTATGTTTACTCCTGATGGATCTCATCTGTTTTCGTGCAGTAACGATGGAACTATAGCTGCAATTCGATGTGGAAATTGGCTAACAGAAAAACATTGGCAAAATTCGCATAAGGGTTCAGCTGTTAATACTTTGGCTATTCACCCAACAGGAAAAATAGCACTGTCTACTGGAGCGGATGGAGTTCTACGAACTTGGAATCTAGTTAAAGGAAGACAAGCATATGCCACAAATCTAGTCCCAAGATTGAGATCAGATGCTAGAAATGTAAACGTTCTTAAATGGAGTCCTAATGGCGAAAAGTATTTACTAGCTGTAAATCAGAGAATAGACGTATATTCCGTAAAATCAGCGGGGGtcgataatgaaataaaattcgactcaaaaattatttgcgtAGAATTTTTGAACGATGATTTAATTGCTGCTGGTTTGGAAAATGGTCGAATCAAGTTTTATAATCTTGAGACATCTGTGGAAACTGTAGAAATAGTTGCACATGATACACGAGTGAAATGTATGGCTTTTGAAGATAATTTGTTAGTTACAGCTGCGAGTAATGGCGAAATTAAACTATGGAGGTATCGCAGACGTAGATTGGATATGTTGCAAAAAGTTAATTGCGATGCTAGAATTACCTGTTTATCTCTTGCAATGCTGGATTAG
- the LOC132906356 gene encoding p21-activated protein kinase-interacting protein 1-like isoform X4: MVKSFATHSHASSIRSVASNKNILASGGADDSVYLYDLHSRVEFGRLMHHNDTVNCIMFTPDGSHLFSCSNDGTIAAIRCGNWLTEKHWQNSHKGSAVNTLAIHPTGKIALSTGADGVLRTWNLVKGRQAYATNLVPRLRSDARNVNVLKWSPNGEKYLLAVNQRIDVYSVKSAGVDNEIKFDSKIICVEFLNDDLIAAGLENGRIKFYNLETSVETVEIVAHDTRVKCMAFEDNLLVTAASNGEIKLWRYRRRRLDMLQKVNCDARITCLSLAMLD, translated from the exons ATGGTAAAAAGTTTCGCAACACATAGCCATGCCAGTAGCATACGTAGCGTTGcgagtaacaaaaatattttagcatCTGGTGGAGCTGATGATTCTGTTTATTTATACGATTTACATAGCAGAGTAGAATTTGGTAGATTAATGCACCATAATG ATACCGTCAATTGCATTATGTTTACTCCTGATGGATCTCATCTGTTTTCGTGCAGTAACGATGGAACTATAGCTGCAATTCGATGTGGAAATTGGCTAACAGAAAAACATTGGCAAAATTCGCATAAGGGTTCAGCTGTTAATACTTTGGCTATTCACCCAACAGGAAAAATAGCACTGTCTACTGGAGCGGATGGAGTTCTACGAACTTGGAATCTAGTTAAAGGAAGACAAGCATATGCCACAAATCTAGTCCCAAGATTGAGATCAGATGCTAGAAATGTAAACGTTCTTAAATGGAGTCCTAATGGCGAAAAGTATTTACTAGCTGTAAATCAGAGAATAGACGTATATTCCGTAAAATCAGCGGGGGtcgataatgaaataaaattcgactcaaaaattatttgcgtAGAATTTTTGAACGATGATTTAATTGCTGCTGGTTTGGAAAATGGTCGAATCAAGTTTTATAATCTTGAGACATCTGTGGAAACTGTAGAAATAGTTGCACATGATACACGAGTGAAATGTATGGCTTTTGAAGATAATTTGTTAGTTACAGCTGCGAGTAATGGCGAAATTAAACTATGGAGGTATCGCAGACGTAGATTGGATATGTTGCAAAAAGTTAATTGCGATGCTAGAATTACCTGTTTATCTCTTGCAATGCTGGATTAG
- the LOC132906356 gene encoding p21-activated protein kinase-interacting protein 1-like isoform X3, with amino-acid sequence MYVWTYEQYLLGYKISNNGNVYNMVKSFATHSHASSIRSVASNKNILASGGADDSVYLYDLHSRVEFGRLMHHNDTVNCIMFTPDGSHLFSCSNDGTIAAIRCGNWLTEKHWQNSHKGSAVNTLAIHPTGKIALSTGADGVLRTWNLVKGRQAYATNLVPRLRSDARNVNVLKWSPNGEKYLLAVNQRIDVYSVKSAGVDNEIKFDSKIICVEFLNDDLIAAGLENGRIKFYNLETSVETVEIVAHDTRVKCMAFEDNLLVTAASNGEIKLWRYRRRRLDMLQKVNCDARITCLSLAMLD; translated from the exons atgtatgtat GGACATACGAACAGTATTTACTCGGTTACAAAATAAGCAATAATGGTAAC GTATACAATATGGTAAAAAGTTTCGCAACACATAGCCATGCCAGTAGCATACGTAGCGTTGcgagtaacaaaaatattttagcatCTGGTGGAGCTGATGATTCTGTTTATTTATACGATTTACATAGCAGAGTAGAATTTGGTAGATTAATGCACCATAATG ATACCGTCAATTGCATTATGTTTACTCCTGATGGATCTCATCTGTTTTCGTGCAGTAACGATGGAACTATAGCTGCAATTCGATGTGGAAATTGGCTAACAGAAAAACATTGGCAAAATTCGCATAAGGGTTCAGCTGTTAATACTTTGGCTATTCACCCAACAGGAAAAATAGCACTGTCTACTGGAGCGGATGGAGTTCTACGAACTTGGAATCTAGTTAAAGGAAGACAAGCATATGCCACAAATCTAGTCCCAAGATTGAGATCAGATGCTAGAAATGTAAACGTTCTTAAATGGAGTCCTAATGGCGAAAAGTATTTACTAGCTGTAAATCAGAGAATAGACGTATATTCCGTAAAATCAGCGGGGGtcgataatgaaataaaattcgactcaaaaattatttgcgtAGAATTTTTGAACGATGATTTAATTGCTGCTGGTTTGGAAAATGGTCGAATCAAGTTTTATAATCTTGAGACATCTGTGGAAACTGTAGAAATAGTTGCACATGATACACGAGTGAAATGTATGGCTTTTGAAGATAATTTGTTAGTTACAGCTGCGAGTAATGGCGAAATTAAACTATGGAGGTATCGCAGACGTAGATTGGATATGTTGCAAAAAGTTAATTGCGATGCTAGAATTACCTGTTTATCTCTTGCAATGCTGGATTAG
- the LOC132906346 gene encoding mitochondrial enolase superfamily member 1-like — protein MEILITEVEVKDVRFPTSLLADGSDAMHTDPDYSCAYVTIKTNKGIEGYGLTFTLGRGTEIVVQACKSMSYLVKGQNVNEIFTHFGSFWRKLTSESQLRWIGPEKGVIHLATAAIINALWDLWARIENKPVWKLLTDLSPEQLVSTIDFRYITDVITKEEAVKLLKENQKGKEEREEILRKNGYPAYTTQVGWLGYSDAKVKELCNKFLALGFTSFKVKVGQNITDDIKRCRLVRDAIGHENKLMLDANQIWDINESIEWMKQLVKFKPIWIEEPTSPDDILGHAKIANELRPYGIGVATGEMCANRVMFKQLLQARAIDYCQIDSARIGGINEILAVYLMAKKMGVPVCPHAGGVGLCEMVQHLQMWDFICLSASTENRVIEYVDQQHEHFEHPVCVQNASYMPPMSPGYSTKLNEESIKNYSYPNGEKWKDMYEQGLFYKSFN, from the exons ATGGAGATTCTGATAACAGAAGTGGAAGTGAAAGATGTAAGGTTCCCAACATCGTTATTAGCTGATGGAAGTGATGCTATG CACACCGATCCTGATTATTCTTGCGCGTACGTTACGATCAAGACTAACAAAGGAATCGAAGGATATGgattaacatttactttggGTAGAGGCACAGAAATTG TCGTACAAGCTTGCAAATCAATGTCGTATTTAGTGAAAGGACAAAatgtcaatgaaatttttacacaCTTTGGATCTTTTTGGAGGAAACTAACGAGTGAATCGCAATTAAGATGG ATAGGACCAGAAAAAGGCGTTATTCACCTCGCTACGGCTGCTATAATAAATGCATTGTGGGATCTGTGGGctagaatagaaaataaacctGTTTGGAAATTACTTACGGATTTATCCCCTGAACAATTAGTCTCTACGATTGATTTCAGATACAT TACCGATGTTATTACGAAAGAAGAAGCAGTGAAATTACTGAAAGAGAatcaaaaaggaaaagaagaacgcGAAGAAATACTACGAAAAAATGGATACCCGGCGTACACGACGCAAGTGGGATGGCTTGGATATAGCGATGCTAAAGTTAAAGAgctttgtaataaatttttagctCTTGGCTTTACATCTTTCAAGGTAAAAGTTGGTCAAAATATAACAGACGACATAAAAAGATGCCGATTGGTACGCGACGCGATAGGAcacgaaaataaattgatgCTAGATGCTAATCAAATATGGGATATCAACGAGTCGATCGAGTGGATGAAACAATTGGTAAAATTCAAACCAATTTGGATCGAAGAACCAACGTCTCCTGATGATATATTAGGACATGCGAAAATCGCAAACGAATTAAGACCGTATGGCATCGGTGTCGCGACCGGTGAAATGTGCGCTAATCGCGTGATGTTTAAGCAATTATTACAAGCGAGAGCAATCGATTATTGTCAAATTGATTCGGCTAGAATAGGAGGAATCAATGAAATATTAGCTGTTTATTTGATGGCCAAAAAAATGGGTG ttCCAGTGTGTCCACATGCTGGAGGCGTAGGTTTATGCGAAATGGTTCAGCATCTCCAGATGTGGGATTTTATATGTTTGAGTGCATCTACCGAAAACCGTGTGATAGAATATGTCGATCAACAACACGAGCACTTTGAACATCCTGTATGTGTTCAAAACGCTTCTTATATGCCACCCATGAGTCCAGGATATTCAACCAAACTTAATGAAGAATCTATTAAGAACTATTCATATCCGAATGGGGAAAAATGGAAGGACATGTACGAACAGGGGCTTTTCTACAAATCatttaactaa
- the LOC132906370 gene encoding adenosine 5'-monophosphoramidase HINT3-like, giving the protein METHINNCIFCDIINNRTPSEKIYEDDYVTCIKDINPASTHHYLILPNKHIRNAKELQPEDASIYERILSTVDIIAEKQGLDLAVTRTGFHWPPFNTIHHLHLHVISPVCNIGLLKRFMFKPNSYWFVSTEYVKSYLKDKNNPSTSS; this is encoded by the exons ATGGAAActcatataaataattgtatcttTTGCGATATCATAAATAACAGAACACCAAGCGAGAAGATATACGAG gaTGATTATGTGACATgtattaaagatattaatcCAGCTTCGACCCATCATTATTTAATACTGCCAAATAAACATATACGCAATGCAAAAGAACTTCAACCAGAAGATGCTTCAATTT ATGAGAGAATCCTTTCTACAGTGGATATAATAGCAGAAAAACAAGGTTTGGACCTTGCAGTTACACGCACTGGTTTTCATTGGCCACCATTTAATACAATACATCATTTGcatttacacgttatttcccCTGTATGCAATATAGGTTTACTTAAAAGATTTATGTTCAAACCCAACTCGTATTGGTTTGTAAGC aCGGAATATGTGAAGTCTTACCTTAAAGACAAAAATAATCCTAGTACATCAAGCTAA